The sequence ATTGCTTTCACCGGAGTGCGCGGTATGCAAGGCAGCAAAGAAGCTACGGTGGCGGTAGGTGAAAGGGAAGTAAAGATAGCCGTGGTCAGCGGCCTGGCCAATGCCGAGACCCTAATCAGGCGCATTAAAGACGGCGGTCATTATGATTTTGTGGAGGTTATGGCTTGCCCCGGCGGCTGTGTCAGCGGCGCCGGCCAGCCTTTTGCCAGCTTTGCCGGCAAAGAAGAACGCGGCCGGCAATTATATGCCGCCGACAAGCTCACCAACATTAAACGTTCCGAAGAGAATCCTCTCATGCTGGGTTTATATAACGGCCTGTTAAGAGGCAAAGTTCACAAATTGCTGCATGTCCATTACGGCCATGAGCGTCAAGGAGCATAATTATCATGGTCGATTTGAATATTTGTGTGGGCAGTTCCTGCCATTTAAAAGGTTCCTATAACGTGATCCAGATCTTTCAGCAATTGATTGAAGATGGACGCTTGCATGAAAAGATTAACATGCAAGCCACTTTTTGCATGAAACAATGCCAGGAAGGGGTCTCGGTGCTGATTGGCGGTAAAGAGTTCAGTATCCTGCCGGAAACATCACGGGAATTCTTCCGCACGGTAGTTTTGCCCCAAGTGGATCCGTAAGCAAGCACATGAACAAAGAGGCAAAGCCATGCGGAATCTGATTGCCAAGGATCGCGAAAAATGCGCGGGCTGCAATCGTTGCATCCGCGTATGTCAAGTTCCGGAAGCCAATGTGGGCCGCATGGAAGACGGACAAAATATATATGGACGACAAAAATATATTATCTGCGGCGCTTGTCGGCATGAGGCGCGTAATTTTGCCGGAGGATT is a genomic window of Bifidobacteriaceae bacterium containing:
- a CDS encoding (2Fe-2S) ferredoxin domain-containing protein, yielding MVDLNICVGSSCHLKGSYNVIQIFQQLIEDGRLHEKINMQATFCMKQCQEGVSVLIGGKEFSILPETSREFFRTVVLPQVDP